A stretch of Vibrio maritimus DNA encodes these proteins:
- a CDS encoding VOC family protein, translating into MQQTLIEKGLVPSAMLNKIDDFLDNIQALCSLLAIDLSAYQADHIALRINDAELAKAAHQAWLEYGKVISEAQINGRPIIVLEFDNAVQSHGWSIECLELPYPAIGKTHPVEDWEHVEFVVPSNALTAEAFLQDLYKLFPNLERQLEQAKQQGVKVKLSSPKGEGERLANPTVAFKFNNICIKLHPHSLKNIVASEHE; encoded by the coding sequence ATGCAACAAACCCTGATAGAAAAAGGCCTAGTGCCTTCTGCAATGTTGAATAAAATCGATGATTTTCTGGATAATATTCAGGCTTTATGCAGCCTGTTAGCTATCGATTTATCTGCTTATCAGGCGGATCATATTGCTTTGCGTATTAACGATGCTGAGCTAGCAAAAGCGGCGCATCAAGCATGGTTAGAATATGGGAAAGTGATCTCCGAGGCGCAGATCAACGGTCGTCCAATTATCGTGCTTGAGTTCGATAACGCTGTTCAAAGTCATGGATGGTCGATTGAATGTCTAGAATTGCCTTACCCTGCGATTGGTAAAACACACCCAGTAGAGGATTGGGAACATGTTGAATTTGTGGTGCCATCAAATGCGCTGACCGCTGAGGCTTTTTTGCAAGATCTCTATAAGCTGTTTCCGAACCTTGAGCGTCAGCTTGAGCAAGCGAAACAACAAGGGGTGAAGGTGAAGTTATCGAGCCCGAAAGGAGAAGGTGAGCGTCTGGCTAACCCAACGGTCGCGTTTAAATTCAATAACATCTGCATCAAGCTCCACCCTCACAGTTTGAAAAACATCGTCGCTTCAGAACACGAATAA
- a CDS encoding ATP-dependent DNA helicase, which produces MGSRTITKAFASDGALGQVIPGFQPRQPQLDMANAVDEAIEHQTQLVVEAGTGTGKTFAYLVPALLSGKKTIISTGSKNLQEQLFHRDLPLMVEALGFHGKVSLLKGRSNYLCLDRLSRQMVESHTTETQTDLLSQLVKVRTWSSETKSGDLGECDAIAEDSPIIPTITSTNDNCLGKECPSYEDCFVLKARRRALDSDVVVVNHHLFMADLAIKETGFGELIPEADVFIFDEAHQIPDIASQYFGQSVSSRQIQDLCKDIEIGYRTEARDMRQLQKAGERLSQAAMDMRIVLGDTGFRGNWRDAIASPSIKREMERLTDALDFVIDVLKLALGRSQLLDTAFERANLVKGRIERVCDVTITGYSYWYDTSPRHFSLHITPLTVADKFHEQVEMKGGAWIFTSATLAVSDDFGHFTSRLGLVPKQQFSLPSPFDYPSQARLCVPRYLPEPNSNGLADKLVRMLTPVIEQNQGRCFFLCTSHSMMRELGEKFRETLSLPVLLQGETSKQKTLAEFMELGNALLVATGAFWEGIDVRGDTLSCVIIDKLPFTAPDDPLLKARIEDCKLQGGDPFQQVQIPDAVITLKQGVGRLIRDQKDRGALIICDNRLVTRDYGATFLSSLPPIPRTRDLGVIKTFLAQGEAPSAAEEQIEK; this is translated from the coding sequence ATGGGTTCACGAACAATCACCAAAGCGTTTGCCTCTGATGGTGCGCTAGGGCAGGTCATACCGGGGTTTCAACCACGCCAACCGCAGCTGGATATGGCGAATGCCGTTGATGAAGCTATTGAGCATCAAACGCAGCTGGTTGTCGAGGCGGGCACAGGTACGGGTAAGACATTTGCTTATCTCGTTCCTGCGTTACTGAGTGGAAAAAAGACGATCATCAGTACCGGCTCGAAAAACCTGCAGGAGCAGCTGTTCCACCGAGATCTGCCTTTGATGGTTGAAGCTTTGGGCTTTCATGGAAAAGTGTCACTGCTGAAAGGTCGTTCTAACTATTTGTGTTTGGATAGGCTGAGTCGACAAATGGTCGAAAGCCACACTACTGAAACGCAAACTGATCTGCTTTCCCAACTGGTTAAAGTGCGAACCTGGTCTTCGGAGACCAAGTCAGGCGATTTAGGTGAGTGCGATGCCATTGCTGAAGACAGCCCAATCATTCCGACCATTACCTCAACCAATGACAATTGCCTAGGCAAAGAGTGTCCGAGTTACGAGGATTGCTTTGTACTCAAGGCAAGAAGGCGAGCGCTTGATTCTGATGTTGTGGTCGTGAACCATCACTTGTTTATGGCGGACTTGGCGATCAAAGAGACTGGCTTTGGTGAACTGATACCAGAAGCTGACGTGTTTATCTTCGATGAAGCTCACCAGATCCCTGATATTGCTAGTCAGTACTTTGGACAATCAGTTTCTAGCCGACAGATCCAAGATCTGTGTAAGGACATTGAGATAGGCTATCGCACTGAAGCGAGAGATATGCGTCAACTGCAAAAAGCAGGGGAACGTCTCTCTCAAGCAGCGATGGATATGAGAATTGTGCTTGGTGATACCGGTTTTCGCGGTAACTGGCGAGATGCAATCGCTTCGCCAAGTATTAAGCGTGAGATGGAAAGACTCACAGATGCTTTGGACTTCGTGATTGATGTACTCAAGCTTGCCCTTGGCCGTAGTCAACTTCTCGATACTGCATTTGAGCGCGCGAACCTCGTAAAGGGCAGAATCGAGCGAGTCTGTGATGTGACGATTACCGGCTACTCCTACTGGTATGACACATCACCGCGCCATTTCAGTTTGCATATCACCCCTTTAACGGTGGCCGATAAGTTTCATGAGCAGGTTGAGATGAAAGGGGGCGCTTGGATATTTACCTCCGCCACACTCGCTGTATCGGATGATTTTGGTCACTTCACCTCTCGATTGGGCTTGGTGCCCAAACAGCAGTTTTCATTACCAAGTCCGTTTGATTATCCAAGCCAAGCAAGGCTCTGTGTGCCTCGTTACTTGCCAGAGCCAAACAGTAATGGTCTGGCTGATAAGCTGGTGAGAATGCTTACCCCTGTTATTGAGCAAAACCAAGGGCGCTGTTTCTTTTTGTGCACGTCGCACAGCATGATGCGGGAGCTTGGGGAGAAGTTCCGAGAGACACTATCACTGCCAGTATTATTGCAGGGGGAAACCAGTAAGCAGAAAACCCTGGCTGAGTTTATGGAGCTTGGGAACGCCTTGCTGGTGGCAACAGGGGCGTTCTGGGAAGGAATAGATGTTAGAGGTGACACCTTGAGCTGTGTTATCATCGACAAATTACCGTTTACCGCACCGGATGATCCGTTACTTAAAGCACGGATCGAGGATTGTAAACTGCAAGGGGGAGACCCATTTCAGCAGGTTCAGATCCCCGATGCGGTGATTACGCTCAAGCAGGGCGTTGGACGTTTGATACGCGATCAAAAAGATCGTGGCGCACTGATTATTTGCGATAACCGATTAGTGACCAGAGACTATGGAGCGACCTTCTTATCCAGTCTCCCGCCGATTCCCCGTACTCGAGACTTGGGTGTGATTAAAACGTTTTTAGCACAAGGCGAAGCACCGAGTGCAGCAGAAGAACAAATTGAGAAATAA
- a CDS encoding alpha/beta fold hydrolase, giving the protein MDSTFKEKSLKIDDRTIAYLEREARKTTAKTVVFIHGWMDNAASFHALLALIEKQSPDWRVVAIDLPGHGHSSHKSPHHFYNFHDYIDDLHRILIKLHAVDVFLVGHSLGALIASCYSAAFPEKVSGLVQIEAHIPLSESPQLSAERLRKGIESRERWRGKTAKAIPSKQDAINMRIRATKLSESAVLPIVERDLRCEQGKWYWRHDSKLKCESVYRMAEQNALAIVDAIQTPHLVILGERGYAYLQHKERLAMLPKAQIEWVAGDHHCHLESPESVFELILGLVNKN; this is encoded by the coding sequence TTGGATTCCACCTTTAAAGAAAAATCGCTCAAGATAGACGACAGGACGATAGCCTACCTTGAACGCGAAGCCAGAAAAACGACCGCCAAGACGGTCGTTTTTATTCATGGTTGGATGGACAATGCGGCCAGTTTTCATGCTTTACTTGCGCTGATTGAGAAACAATCGCCCGATTGGCGTGTTGTCGCCATAGACTTACCTGGGCATGGACACTCTTCCCACAAGAGTCCGCATCATTTCTATAACTTTCACGACTATATTGATGATCTTCACCGCATATTGATTAAACTTCACGCAGTCGATGTGTTTCTAGTGGGGCATTCACTTGGTGCATTGATCGCAAGTTGCTATAGTGCTGCCTTTCCTGAAAAAGTCTCAGGTTTAGTTCAAATCGAAGCGCATATCCCTTTATCTGAATCACCTCAGCTAAGTGCTGAACGCTTAAGAAAAGGCATTGAAAGCCGCGAGCGCTGGCGTGGTAAAACCGCTAAAGCTATTCCTTCGAAACAAGACGCGATTAACATGCGGATCAGAGCAACAAAACTTTCTGAGTCTGCCGTGTTGCCGATCGTAGAGCGCGATCTTCGTTGTGAGCAGGGTAAATGGTATTGGCGTCATGACAGCAAGCTCAAATGCGAGTCTGTCTATCGAATGGCGGAGCAGAATGCCCTGGCGATCGTCGATGCTATTCAAACACCTCACTTGGTGATTTTGGGCGAGCGCGGTTATGCCTATCTTCAACATAAAGAGCGTTTAGCGATGTTGCCCAAAGCACAAATTGAGTGGGTAGCGGGTGACCATCATTGTCATCTTGAGTCGCCAGAAAGTGTATTTGAACTAATACTTGGACTAGTTAACAAAAATTAA
- a CDS encoding Slp family lipoprotein, with protein MKTLLKLSSIVALSAILSACGSLPDTLATNNENVVATYQGVLDTNDKTEVRLGGVIDTVKNLADRTRIEVVNLPIDKYGKPDISEEPNGRFIAYVDGFVDPITYAQGRLVTFGGYKDGMERGRIGEYEGDFPVINAYGNYLWRVEERLIINRDFGSYGSCWGYYCDGFYYHSGPSTGRVIKEVK; from the coding sequence ATGAAAACACTCCTGAAACTCAGTAGTATTGTGGCGTTAAGTGCCATTTTGAGTGCCTGTGGCAGCCTTCCTGACACCTTAGCGACCAACAACGAGAATGTGGTTGCTACTTATCAAGGTGTCCTTGATACCAATGACAAGACCGAGGTGCGTTTGGGTGGAGTGATAGACACGGTAAAAAATCTCGCCGATAGAACTCGCATCGAAGTTGTTAACCTACCTATTGACAAGTATGGCAAGCCAGATATTAGTGAAGAGCCAAATGGACGCTTCATTGCCTATGTAGACGGGTTTGTTGACCCTATCACCTACGCGCAAGGGCGTTTAGTCACCTTTGGCGGTTACAAAGATGGTATGGAGCGCGGGCGCATTGGCGAATATGAAGGTGACTTCCCGGTTATTAATGCCTATGGTAATTACCTGTGGCGAGTTGAAGAACGCTTAATCATTAATCGCGACTTTGGCAGCTATGGGTCATGCTGGGGCTACTATTGCGATGGTTTCTATTATCACAGCGGACCAAGCACTGGTCGAGTGATCAAAGAGGTTAAATAG
- the tsaB gene encoding tRNA (adenosine(37)-N6)-threonylcarbamoyltransferase complex dimerization subunit type 1 TsaB, with amino-acid sequence MTYKILAIDTATENCSVALLVGDKTYSRSELAPRDHTKKVLPMVDELLKEADLTLTDLDALAFARGPGSFTGVRICIGIAQGLGFGADLPMIGISTLKAMAQGAYRIAQATNVASAIDARMNEVYWGRFERLESGDWQEVDQEQVIPPSVLVENIVADEHTWTTAGTGWDAYSEPLSTLAITTQASEVLYPEAQDIAYLAQFELAKGNTVPAEEASPVYLRDTVAWKKLPGRE; translated from the coding sequence ATGACTTACAAAATCTTAGCTATCGATACCGCAACAGAAAACTGCTCAGTAGCGCTTCTAGTTGGCGACAAGACATACTCACGCAGTGAACTCGCGCCGCGCGACCACACTAAGAAAGTACTGCCAATGGTAGATGAACTGCTGAAAGAGGCAGATCTAACCTTGACTGATCTTGATGCGCTTGCGTTTGCACGTGGTCCAGGTAGCTTTACTGGTGTGCGTATTTGTATTGGTATCGCGCAAGGTTTGGGTTTTGGTGCAGATCTGCCGATGATCGGCATTTCGACATTAAAAGCGATGGCGCAAGGGGCCTATCGTATCGCCCAAGCAACTAACGTAGCGAGTGCTATCGATGCACGTATGAACGAAGTGTATTGGGGTCGTTTTGAGCGTCTAGAGTCAGGAGATTGGCAAGAGGTCGATCAAGAGCAAGTCATTCCGCCGAGTGTTCTTGTCGAAAATATCGTGGCAGACGAGCATACATGGACAACCGCTGGTACAGGTTGGGATGCATACTCAGAACCACTATCAACACTGGCGATCACCACTCAAGCTTCAGAGGTTCTCTACCCAGAGGCACAGGATATTGCTTATCTCGCTCAGTTCGAGTTAGCAAAGGGCAACACAGTCCCAGCTGAAGAAGCTAGCCCAGTTTATTTGCGTGATACTGTTGCATGGAAAAAGCTGCCAGGCAGAGAGTAA
- the purU gene encoding formyltetrahydrofolate deformylase, whose translation MEKKTLLTHCNDAPGLISKITNICYKHQLNIIHNNEFVDNTSGHFFMRTELEGYFNDETFLADLDHALPEGTKRRLVDSSRKRIVILVTKEAHCLGDILMKNFDGSLDVEIAAVIGNYDILQGLTEKFDIPYHCVSHEGLSREEHEAKMLEAIDQYEADYLVLAKYMRVLTPTFVEKYHHKIINIHHSFLPAFIGAKPYQQAYDRGVKIIGATAHFVTNDLDEGPIIKQDVIPVDHNFSAADMAQAGRDVEKNVLSKALNKVVNDHVFVYGNKTVIL comes from the coding sequence ATGGAAAAGAAGACCTTATTGACGCATTGCAACGATGCGCCAGGTTTGATCTCAAAGATCACTAACATCTGTTACAAACACCAGCTAAACATTATTCACAACAACGAATTTGTGGATAACACCAGCGGTCATTTCTTTATGCGTACCGAGCTTGAAGGTTACTTCAATGACGAGACCTTCTTAGCAGACCTAGACCACGCCCTTCCTGAAGGCACTAAACGCAGACTGGTAGATTCATCTCGTAAACGCATCGTGATCTTAGTGACCAAAGAAGCACATTGTCTTGGTGATATCCTGATGAAAAACTTCGATGGCAGCCTAGACGTCGAGATCGCGGCAGTTATCGGCAACTACGACATCCTCCAGGGATTAACAGAGAAGTTTGATATTCCGTATCACTGTGTGTCTCACGAAGGTCTTAGCCGCGAAGAGCACGAAGCAAAAATGTTGGAAGCCATTGACCAATACGAAGCAGACTACCTAGTGTTAGCTAAGTACATGCGCGTACTGACGCCGACTTTCGTTGAGAAGTACCATCACAAGATCATTAACATCCACCACAGTTTCTTGCCTGCCTTTATCGGCGCGAAACCTTATCAGCAAGCGTATGATCGCGGCGTTAAGATCATTGGTGCGACCGCTCACTTTGTTACCAACGACTTGGATGAAGGTCCGATCATTAAGCAAGACGTTATTCCTGTCGACCACAACTTCAGCGCTGCTGATATGGCACAAGCAGGTCGTGACGTAGAGAAGAATGTCCTATCTAAGGCGCTCAATAAAGTGGTTAACGATCACGTATTCGTCTACGGAAACAAAACAGTAATCTTGTAA